AGAAAAATAGATCACCAAAATGTTCTGAATCTCCTGGATGAGTACTAATACGCACCACAAGGGGGGAAGATAGACCGAAATCCATTTCCTCATACTCAAAAAGTTATTTGTGACATCTATTGTCAATTGTTATCATCCAAAGGCTTTAGACCGAACAAATAAAACAAAGCACTGCAGATAGCTAGCCAGGGAAATCAATGGTGGTACATGACATACATACAAACATTCAGGTAATTGAGAAGTGTAAGTGTTGTATCTGAAATCACAATTTTTGGCACAGCATTTTTGTTAAAAAATCCAAACAGGCAACAGAAAAACCAGCATCTACAACTCATGCCCATACCTCCTCAATGTAATCCATGAGGCGCCTGCACATTCCCTGTTGACGATTCTCTGTACAAGTAGCTATTAGGGGCATCTCTGCTACAATAGCACCATGTAACCTGCAGCAACATCTATGTTAACCCAGATGTTCACTTCTATTAGTTTACTATTCGACTTTATACTAATAAAAAGGTCATAAAAAATCAGGCTTCTCTTCACATGCTACCTGATGGATGCCACAGATATGATGCTGTCATCATTTTCCAAGACAACAGTATAGAACCCCTTGTGATCCAAATGTACAAAATCAGACCTATCAAAGGAATATTACTGTGTAAATGGAGATAATAGGTGGCATaagttaaatttaaaaaataacaAAATCAAGTGAAAATTCAGTAAGCAACTAAGCATGTCAGTTAAGCACAACTGATtcaaaagagagaaaaggaaaggtTACCTCACCTCCAATTATATAGTATAGAAGGAATAATATCTATCCCTGTCCTTGGATCTAAGATAGGCAGGAAGCATTCTTCCATAATGCTCAAAGCAATCATTAGTTTCATGTTGCATTCAGCCATGACAGCAATCTCCGCAGCTGTACGAACCTTTTGATCACCGTTATTATGAAGAATGGTGCATGAAAAACCATCATCCATATGGTCAGGCACTCCAACACGACAATGAAAGGTCCCATAAATCTGACAGTACCAGAACAAGGTCATTCTCATTCAAGTAAACATCCTGCCATATTTGGTAACCATGCAGCTTGTGATTGTTAAAGAACAGGTAAAGTCCTTCTGAAATATACCTGCTGGCATCTTCTTCCACAAAGAAATCTATCAGGCCCACCTTTCTCAATGCGCAAAGCCTTGCCAGCTATGCATTTTGCATGATCTGAAGGAAATAAAATGATTTCAAATAAGCAACAAAATATGCACTATATATCGAATCTAATTCGCCGAAACGTTCAAATATTGGAATAATTCTCCGAGCTTGGTTATTGCAAGAACCACAAACTGTGATAAACAAAGTTTGGTTGTAGAACTCAAGTGCAAATTATAAATTTTATAAGGTGTAATCATTTAACATAAACTGTATTTCTACAAAAAACAGACAACTACTCAAGTTAAGAAATTGTTGCCATATTATATAATCAGACAATTTGCTTTCAGGAAAAAAAATTATAGGAACAGGAAAGTATGACTCAAAAGCAATGTGCCTATGTGTGTTAAAGTTGGACTCAATAATCCATGAGTAATTCCCTGTTACGAAAAAAACAGTTGTGCGAGATACAATATGGATGGTCCGAGAACAATCTTACGGACAAGCAAGAGATTTTAGATGGCAATGAAAGTGAAGAGTGTGACATGTGACATTACATTGAGATTCACACTGCAAACATTCTAAAGCAGGGACTGAAGTTCTTAGCTCCTTCGAATTGATCACTTCCCCACAAATGTCACAAAGGCAGCTAGAGCAGTACCAGTTGCCTTCTGGGATATCCTGAAGGAAAAGGTAGGACACAGTTGGAGTGGTCAGTAACAATTACGACATGCCTGCATCTTATCCTGCTGTTAAAGATGGTAAGGTAGACAATCTGAAGCAAGTTAGAGTAGCAGGTTATAGAAAATAAACGGATTGATAAAATGAACTCTGCTATGAATGCTGAAACAGTAGTTCTGTCATATTGTTGTGGACAAGTTTGTTGGACAAACTTATTATCGCAGGAGGCGCAGGGAGAAACCAGCAGCAGCTCTGATGTTTAGGAGTTAGCAGTTGGGATTGTGGCAGGAGGTTAGCATTAGTAGTTTGTTAGTGCTGGCATTATACAAGCCGGTTAGTTGCTTGGTTTAGGTATCAAGGGATTAGATCTTTTGTTCAGAGCCCCTTCGGGGGGAGAACTAGTTGGATCTTCTTGTATTCATTTATTTTCTAAGATCAATAAAGCTAACCTGTCCTCTTCCCATAACATATATTTATCGAATTCTTCAAAGAAAATATCCAGGATGTACCTGAAGTAAATATTTGACACAATCATTGTAACTCAGAGCCACGATAAACAAAAGTAGCAGTGAGTAGTGACTTTTTTTTTTCCATGACCATCTCAGGGTCAGCATGGTATTAATTAGTAAAGTAAACGTGGGTCTCTTTTACTCTGGTCCAAGGTGTGGTGCTGTACTTTGTAATTGGGCCACTCTTTTACTCTCTTAATACAAAGATAGGCAGCTCTCCTGcatgttcgagaaaaaaagaaCATGGGTGGGATGAATAGCAGTGATATGCCATCTGTTAATTTTTTCCTAAATTACAGCAAAGAAATAGCAATTTCTGAAGCATCACTCCAACTGCAGGTATGGATACAGAATAAATATAATTATTATTACTCCTACTAATCATTAGTTAATTCATTTATTTTCCGGCATATGGACAGTTCTATAATTTAGCTAACCAGATAAAAAGGTGACATCAGCATAACAAACCTGACAAGGCAAGCAAGCTTGATGGTAACTAGCAGGACAGTTGTCGCAGCATATCAGTTCACCAACGTCGCCACATGATCCACAGATATCATCATTTTGATCTCCTTGAAGTGACATAGTATCTTTTGCACGCTCTTTCCTGACCTTGTGCTCTATAGACCATGCTTGAAGCTGACAAAGACTGTATGATTTACCTGTACCCAAGAAAAGATTCAGGGACGGGATTTCTTGACTGAGACCTGCATGACACTTAAACTTGGACATTGTGAATGTGGTGCCACAGCACCGGCATCGAATGCCATTTGTAGTTATCTTCCCATCCTTTAACACATTTTTGCCTCCTGGCCCTCGATATTGAAGAATGTTCACTTTAGCAACAATGCCCATTTCAAGTAACTTGTTCAACACCGTTCTTGTTCCTCCATGCAACTTCTTCCTGCCACCTTCCTCTTCCCTCTCCCAGCGGTATCTTGGAAGACGCCTGAAACCAACTTTATCTGTGAGCCTTCGATGAAAACAATTCCTATAACGTGCAGTCAGCTTATGTATGACAGCTGTCATCAGAAGATCGTCATCATCAAACTTGCATGTGCGAGACCTTGTTTTCTTTTGCCTTTGGTTATCCTTTTTGAGTGGTTCTTCAGGCATGAGCTGTTTTAAATGTTCAATGATTTGTTCATCTTGATCCTTGTCATCCTTATTCTTGGGCTCTAGATTCGAAGGAACTTGCTTCATGATTGCTGTAACTATCTGTTCTTCCTCATTGAGAACTACACGACCAGCAGGGTTGTCAGTTACATCATCCATATACTGACTTACGCAATTGCTTAAAGGAGCATCATTAACTTTCTGTTTTTTTCTACTAACATTGTCTTGGATATCTGCAATCTTGCCAGGCCTTTTTTTCCCATTCTTACTTGAGCCGGATTCCAATATTTCTTTGTGTTTATATGCTGATAAATCTTTCTCCAAATTCATTTCTCCACAATGTTTTGACAACTTCGTGCTTGGTTCCACATCAGCGGCACAGATCAACTGCCTAGGAGGTTCTGGGTTTGTTACCGTCCAACAAATTGGAGAACCTTGACTGTCAAGGTATAAGAACCCCTGAATCAAGCTTGCCTCATAAACTGCTGACTGAGTACACATGGTGTCATGGGAAGCATTCAGGAAGCTCAACATCTCTTGGCTGTTCATACTACTGTTCATAAAAGAAAGAGTCCCATCTTGAGGCGACACAAACAACACTTGCGGCTCCGAGATCGTCAAAGCATTGCCACTAGCTTCAGATGATAACTGCTCTGTTCttgttggatcttccaagctcGTATTATTAGCTCCCAAGTCTGTATCCTTTTCTGATTGTAGCGATAATGCACCTGAAGGTCTATCTCCTGCATCTTTACCTGCCATTTGAAATTGAGAGACAACTGCAGCATCATGACGGCCATTGTCAATACAATCTTCTTTAGCTCCCATGTAATCACCTTTCTCTAATGGTAGTGATGATGCACCGGAGGGACCGTACCAGGCATCTTTATCTGCCAATTGGGGTTCAGAGGCAACTGCAGCATCATGCTGTTCGTTGTTTGTATCATCTGTAATTCCAAGTAGCATCTCGTCAACCTCAGGGGAAAACAGTAAGTTGTCTCCTAGGAGCATCTCCTCTGGAGTACCTGCATAATTGGCCACATAGGGAATTTCCATGGTTTCATAGCCATGAGAATTCAGATCTTCTATTTGAACATTGTCAACAGGGTGTTGTACTACTGATGAATAGCTGGTTGGGAAGTATAATGGATCAGACTTATCCTCAGCTTGCTGCTCCACTTTAGACTTGATGCACGGAAATTTCTTTTTCTTGCTCAAACAATTTTGCCTTGAGCCAAGAGAAACTGTTGCATCATGGAGACCCATCACTATGCGATGAGCTGTGCTTCTTATGCTTCGTCCATTTATTTCTGAGACGCACAGTGATTGTTGATTGGCTTCATATTCGCTTGGATTATTTGAAAAACATATAGAAGATTGTTCATTGAGCAAAGAACTTCCTTCCTTATCAGGCTGACCATCAGATTCAGAAAGAAAAAGCGGCAGAAGACTCTTTTTGCATGAACCAAGTGGCCTGCTTTCATTCTTGGCATTCAACAGCTTACGCTCGCTGTGACTGAGGAAAGTTACAGTGCTGTTCATAGCCTTCAGTGCCACTCCATTTTTCAGAGCTGCAACCTTCTTATCAATGCAAACTACAGCCATGAAAGGGTCTAGGAGCCGCCATTGGTGGAGGAAAGATAATGATTGCTTTGGACGCTGGACCTCATATTGTAAGCACAGCAGTGTGTTCTTCAAATCATACGAAAAGTCATGCATGTTCAACCATTCCTTTCCATAGCCATTTGACTCATTTTCATCAATGCAGGGTGTAGTCGTGAGCAACCATTGACCAAAGCATTTCCATGCCCTGGGAAGAGAAAACAGTTGTGTCAGTTTGTCTGGCGCCACATAGATGTGGTCAACCTTACTCGTGTTACCCCTTCTCTTGCCCTCGACCTTCCACCCAGCATCCACCATCAGAAGATGTGCGTGTAGGCGGAGATGATTCCAAAGCTTTCCATAGCCACGGCCATCCCTCTGGCGACCAGAATTGCAAATGTCAATGCCCTCCAAATCCATAGCACTGCAAATTCTTGCTCTCTCGCTCCTGCGAGTCACTGCCCTACGCGTGTACACTCGATCAGGGGGAGGTGGCGTCCAGTGCACCACAAGCTCAGAAGGGCCAGCATGAGGAGAAGGCATTGCTCGGCGCTCCTGCTGATCAGCAGCAAGACAGAAGACACGGTAGCTTGATAAGTTACCAGCAGTGAAGGACTCAACTATGCGACAGCGTGCCATCTTGTGACTGGAGGCAGAACTTGATGGTGTGCTAGACCCTGTCACTGGGTTGCCTGGATCTGCAATATGTCCAGTGCCTTCATGATGATGATTGGTTAATACATCAATGCCTGTTATCCAGAAGACACCCTCAAAGATCTGTCTTTCTTCCTTGGAACCATCAAATGCGTCTTCTGCCAGCTCAGCAACTTTCTTCCCAAATAGCATTGTGGCAATGTCCTCCTCCTTCATCCCTATCTCCACAAACAAGTCTTTCCCGTCCATCTTGTTGATTAACAGCCACCTCGGTTGCTTTGAACACGCACTAGCTATTCTGCAGTGCAGTGAACATCATGAATTAAAGCCCAGTAGAAGCAAGATGTGGGCAAGCATGGTACAGCCAAATCTAGAAAAGCAATAAAGATTTGCATTGTGGATACACATTCGATCATACATCAGCTTACAAGACTGACTGAAAATATGGGAAACTAGAGCACAGTTAAACCGAAGAAACCTGCAAGATTCAGCCTGATAGTTGCAATACAACTAAAGCAGACAGAAATGGACTCAACCAAAGCATGCAAACTCCAACAAATATTGAGCCACTATTATTAGTTCTGAAAGATTCCATGGCACTTCGCCAGCATGAGTGGCCATCTGATATCCAAACTCAACACTCGACAAATGCAGGGATAAGTTTCCTTATAAAATGGAGGAAATAAAAGCTTGAAGCATCCTAAAGAGCTGTAATTCCAAAGAGTACCAAATATATCGACCTATGGAAGGAAGATGAAACAAAAATATAAAGAGCGTCAGTCTCCTAGCAAGGATATAAAAAAACACTAAAAGACAACAACGCCAAAGCTACCGAACACCCAAGCCGCAAAGCCTGAGATAACCTTACTGAACATCAAATCCATTGAATGTGGAGCAGTAATTTTTTGTGTAAAATTACCATGACCTGGAAGCTGGAACAGAGGGGCGTTCTATTAATGAAAGCAATGATGTTAGGATGCAGGGGGAATGAACCAAACGAATGAACCGGAGAGGTCAAAATGTGTTCCAATGGGCAAAAACACTCTCAGTGGGAGTCCAAAATTCCAACAGAACAAACCGACCTCAACATGCAGCAAGATCTCTACCCAACATTTACATTCttaaaaaaaaaaacatttGACAAACCCCGCTGCCTGCAAGGCCAACGGATCGATCCTTCATCCGAAGAACTGACAGATTAGACCGCCGCAGCAGCATTTCCCCAATCCAGTAACCCACCCACCCAACACCCACCAAGAAGATCAGCACGGAACACGGCGAACCGCATTATCCAGGGATCGACGAGATACTAACCGTGACGAGGAAGAAACGGCGGCATTGCCATCGGCCGTTcccttatcccttccccatgGGAGACGCCGCCGCCAGCAAGCAGCTCCCTCCCTCCAGCCCCTTCCTCCTTATCCCTCTACCTCACCGCACCGAACAGTAATGGCAGGCACTCGCTCTGCTCCGGGGCGCGCGCAGCATTAGCAATCTCTCTCTCCACCACCACGCCCTCCCCCTCCCACCCCAACCTTTTACCGCCCCCCTCCCCTGGTCTTACGGACAGCCGGACAGAGGCGGCAGAACCGGGCAGTTCGGTGCGGGGCGCGCAAACGGATGCGAGCCGCCGTGCTGCCAGCTGCGTGGCCGCGGCGTCCCATGCAGGCAGGCTCGGGCGGGTCGCTCTCTGGCCGCTGGGGCCCCGTTCCCAGCGTGGCGGCTTGACGTGACGGCGGATGACGAGGCTCGTGGGGGCTTCGTTTCATCAAGCTGCGTGCCGGTGCTCACGTGTTCGCCTCGCGGCTGTTGAAGTGGATGGAGGTCAGGGACGCTGACGCTTAGATGGATCCGGGGTTGTACGTGTGGCTGCCTTGGCTACTCTCGGTTGGGTAActcgggggcgggcgcggggggTTTGCTCCGGGGCAGGGTTGGCCGTTCGGGTTACCCGAAAAATTCAGGTTGGAtttttttgagtttttgaaaattCGGATTTTGAAAACTGAAACTCAAAAATTGCTCGAGAAAAGGAGAGTCCGAAAATTCGGGTACCCGCTATTTcggattagggtaattttgaAACATCCGAAAATTGCTTTCTGCGATCGATTTCTAAAATTAAAGTTTGAAGGAACATTCACTAAACCGATGAAAAACCATCAAAAATCAATTACCGAGACACTGTCCTTACTTTTTTATTCTATAGCAACACAAAAGTCCAATCGAATAAATAAAAAGTTCAAATCAATCACCGCTAGCTGGATTAGCAAAGGCACAAGAGGCTCCACGCTCCATTCAACCTACCCATCAACATGGCTGATACAAAGCTGCAGTGCTGGAAGCCCGCATGCCTATTTAGAGCTGCTATGACTTGACATGGATCTCAAGTGCTGGCGGCCGGACGCAGCAGCTGACCAGACGCATGCAGTAGCCGCCCCCCCCACCGGACACAGCGGCCAGCAGAACATGCCTCTCGAAGATCCGTGGACTTGCGGCCAACACCGGCGATGGTGGTGTGGGGCTGCTGCCGCGTAGTCGTTGGCCGAGATACGCCGCCGGATGTTGCTGCGTGAAGACGGGTGGGGGCTCCGGAGGAGCAAAGAGGCTGACCCAGagagaaagggaaaggagagTTGCGGCTAGGGCTAGGGGTATAGCAGGGTCAAAATATTGAGGTGGGCTGGGCTGAAACGTTGAGCTGATACGTGCTGGCCTGCTCGGATAGGCTAGTGAAAGGACCACAAAATGCCTAGAGGGGATGAATAGACTAATCTGTAACTTTAAAATGCTTTTCAAACAATCAGTAATCCaaatatccggatactccggacttgAGATCTGGAGTTTCTGATTACTATATCCGGAATATCCAGGTATGAAAGTTCAAAGACAAACACTAAGTATAGATGCAGAAAATTTATATCGAGTAAATTTACAAGTATCAGGGGTAAATAAGTAGATCAAGTTCAAACTCTAGAAAGTttgtctcacaagcaaatagaCAAAAACTTAAGTAAAGAGCACAAGGAGAGATAGAGATggtttgtttcccgaagttcactcccaaaggagctacatcTCCATTGAgaaagaattcaagagacggtgctcaagaactcctaaaCTCCTCACCTAAAGACGAGACCAACGCTCAAGCCCAAGGTCACTTAATATGAGTTCCTCTAAGAGGAAAGATGATTACAAACTTCCCGTGATGCTTCCAACATCAGCTGAGCATTCGCGAGCACGCGTAGCCATCTAGAAGCTCAAAggtccaagagtaacaaacttaaATCCACTGGCTTGACGAAGACTAAGTGCTCAAAAGATGGATGGAATGGCAGCTCACTAGCACAAATTTTGGCAGAGACACTCTCAAAATATCATTTTGAAATGGTTTTTGTGGCTCATAAGTATTTgtatgggttctcttgagcactagTTATAAGTCAAAACTTGCAGATCGaaatccctcttgatagtacggagttcctatactcaaaaaataaaataagagtCTACTCTTCGATTAAATTTCAATCACCGCTTTTTTATTTCCTTTTGAGGGGTCGTACTTCATCATATATTTTGCTTGTTCAAATTTAACACCTACACACATGCTAGATAACAAGATTAAACGTACATGTGTTTTGTCATCATAACACCAAAATCCACTTAGAGGTCTAGATATTTTTCAGCTAGAAATTCAGGTTTTCGGGTATTTCGGTACCGAGGTTCAATACCCAAATTACCCGTAATAATTTCGGGTACGAGACTTGCTACCCGAAGTAGTGATTGAGTTTTTTGGACTATTGAGTTTTTTGGACTTAGTTTTTTAGTACGGGCTTGGGTTTTTGGGGTTCGGATTTCGGGTAATAGGGTAATATGCCCAGCCATACTCCAGGGTGTTGGTGGGGAAGTGGGGTTTTGGTGCTTTTGATGCGAGTTGATCGGATTCCGTTTTACCATTCTCGGCATCATAGTGTGTTGGTAACTGAATTTTTCTATTTCAAATTTGGTTTACTTAATCAAACTTTTCCTATTTTTTTGTTTGATGTAAAAACCTGATGAAGGCATATCTCGCTTATTCAGACTAGCTTATTTCTAAGGCCATACTTGGATTAAAAGTTGCCACCAAATCAGCTACAACGATCTTATTATGCTTGAACTTGGAATTGAATCTGATTTGGCACAGAAAAAACATAGTGCGAGAGGTTGTGCAATTAATGTTGGGTTGAAAATGTATGCTAAGTGTTTCTACTTAATTAGGTGGACTGCTTGTATTAATATTCTAGCTACGCAGTCTAAGTCAAGCGCCGACTCGATATGAAATTTATGCAAGTTTATATTTCGGCTAGCAATGATCTTTTCGTATTCTCCTGTACCATACCTTTGCTATCCCAAAAAATTAGTTAGTTTTTTAGCATGTGACAGTTTATTTCGCCATAATAATATCTTGGACAATCTATTTCTCCATAATGAACAAAAGAGGAGAACGTCACAAAACCTCGTTGCAAATCAGAATTTCTAATCATCAGACGCCGATAGAAAACAATGTTTGTGAGTTCTTATGTTTTTCCCCTAAGTTGTAAGTAGTTTtgggttttcttttttttttgtaaacTTTCAAAAAAAACGCCATACTTTGCTAGGAATTCATGGCCATGTGACTCGAATTCTAAACAAACTTGTATGATTGTATCTAGCTGTTCCATTTAGTTTTGAGCTAGCCATTACAAGGGTACACTCGTGATAGGATAAATTTCACTGAAAATACGTAGAAATAAATGTTGGGTACTACCAATACTAGCAAGTACATGCATGTCTTACACAACTTAAAATTCATTACTTTCACAAGTGTTACTCAACGAGTAAAGCTTAGTTATGCCAAAAGGGGCCATGTGCCCCCAACCCTCAAAATATTGCAAACTCTTAGTATATATCAAAGTCTACTGAATCCCTTTCAAAAAAAAGTCTAGATCTGAATCAGCCCCCATCTTTCTTGTGTTATTTACCCTCCATTGTTTGTTGTGCCCTTGAGTTCACGCTCCATTGCAATTAAGTCTAAATGCTATATACTTATGAATCAACCCCTTTTAGTCCATCATCATCAAATCTAAATGCTAGAAAATTGAATCAACGCCCTCTTTCTTGTGTTATTTGCTTCACGTCAAATAATCATTAATTGCTTCAAGAAGAGGAAGGCTCGACCCTAGGGTCAAGAAAGGCGGCAAGTGACCTTTATTACAGAAAACGGGAGAGTAGCTTCACTATTATTGCACCTTGCATAAGTTTTTCTAAAATTGGTTTGAAATTTGCTTGCATGGCGAGTCGAATCCCATGACCGGGGGAAGGGGTGTGTCACGACCCAAAATTTAAAAGCACGAGATTAAAAATTAagcaacatcatcatgagcatcatccaagcattatggagcatcatatgcacttaaTTACATCATGAGCATCCATTTTCTTGTGTGATTTATGTGTAAGTTGTGAAGCAAGTTCAAATTCTGCTATGTGACTGTGCCCCCAaagattttattcaaatactagatttcaaatgatgaTTTTTAGATATTTTTCCTCAATTTTGTGGATgtctctgccgagccataaaattcttggaaacaTTGAAAACTGCAATGTTGTTTGAATTTTTATGAACAATCCATAATAGATTTTTGAGCTCTAGTggttgcattgtgttcttgatgGTTTAATATTGCTCCAGTAAaaatttggtgatttttggagcccgggaaaTGCATGTATTTGATTTTGCAAGTTAAACCGtgcctttctttttctccctttcctcccggccccacctgtctgcctcccctctctctcccgcgcgcccgggcccgcgcgtcagcctccccctccgcgcctcccgcgcctctgcgcccgcccgttgggcgcccgCGCGGTGGCACACTCCGGCGGCCGCTGGCTcgtccagcgtggccgccgccgcttcgttTCCTCCCCGTGCCGCCCGCTCGCCTTCTCCTCTCTCCCCATTCAAGCGCGTCCTCTCCTCTCCCCGGGCCAaacccgcgcgccccgcctcttcctcttccttccGCCGTCCATTCCCCTcccgccgccgcaatccgccgccgccgcttcgcctcCGCTCGATTGGCCGCGCCCGCACCACCCACTCATCCTCCTCGCTCGGTtccggccgcccgccgccgttCCCTTCGCCCGCAGCCCCCTCCCCCACGTCCGCctcttcccgccgccgccgtgctccgtcgcgccgctgctcgccgcctCGCTCCGCCCGCCGATGCTGCGGGTGAGTttccccgtcgcgccgcgcccctCATGCGCGCGCCGCCCCCGTCCGTTCGTGCCCCCGCCGTGTTGCCGCCGGTcggccgccgcgacgccgcgccgcgcccgcgtgcgttcgcgcgcgggctgcgccgtgggcgcgccccggccgcgccgtggcgagtcaaggccgcTCCCCAGCTTTGACTCCGCCCGGCCCGGGGCTGGCAGCCTGGGCCCACCCGTCGGTGCCCAGGAGtgctagatccgggtggatctagcgtTTTCtgccttcccccccccccccttattTCATGCTGAATATTATAATTTGCATAGAAATTGTTGTAGgtctccaaaaattgtgaaatttgttttgtttgactCCTCTATGATAGATCTACCAGGAAAAATTATTGTGGAGCATGTTAGAGTCCTGTACCTTGAGTTATATGTTTTTCTTGATAAACCAAGTTAATTGTTAAACTTGTTGTGTGATGCtttaaaaatgtcaaactaaataTTGTTGTGTTCCTTGTGAAATACTCTATCTCATGGTCCAGCTTATGTATTTGTTCTTGTACTGTTTGATAGGGTTTTAATGCACTTATTGTTTTGCTGCCTGCAAGCTTGTAAAGTGTGTAACTTTTGATATAAAACTGATAAAATGATAAAGCCACTTCTGTTATCTTTGTTATCATGTATTGTACCCCTGGtaattttattaggatttttgaaTCTGTTTTGCAtggcttttaagatttaactttaTTCTAGTAGCTAAAACTTACAAATAACATAAGTAATTCCACCAATATGTTTTTGATGCAAACTCAACTCTCATAAGTTTATTTTGAGATCCTCTGGATGCAGaaattaaatcatgatttattcttgctattttgttgcatgagcaagttcGCCTTCGGGTTTAGAATTTAATTGAGTGACCGAGCTTCATGTACGTTGCTTGCGTGCCTCCTTGTGTTGAGTGTTATTTTATTTCCATTCCATATCATGCCATCTCATTTTATGTCATCGGCATCATTCTAATGcacacatctcattcatgcattttagtgaccgagacgccggaggacgcacccgttgagcccaccgagttcgttgagaccgagccgggagccgagtgtgtggttgagcaagaagagaaccaaggcaagcagctaagcatgatccctTGACCTACTTAACTTGCTTGaatttagttatttcacttggggtatctatgcttatgttaaatatttatctattgcatcgttggtcctattttcatgcaatgtcctctcttgattttgtatatctatgcccttggcacacgtagctagttgcaacccaattaactaaatgcttagtCGTGCCTAGAGTTGGTAGATGTCTTGTAGGGAAaattggaataggatcacttgtttcacccaTATTTTATTATCTCAAACATGTTGTCCGGTGTCGGGTTGTTGGttggatcggtctagttggaagtgtggttttgaggtttgagcggaaggtagggcctagagaaaggagtctcggaggcttagtccgcttaaaccgattaaggaccgtccgtggatgaccttggaaattgagcacttatcgtactaccacatatccattcatggggtggataaaccgaataccctctagttctaatcgttgatgcacggtcctagatgcgtggccgtaggactttgtagagaggcttaggggtgtcctcggtagacctaggtaactctccgcgcaagctaggcgtgatgttcaacggttacaacttgtcg
The sequence above is drawn from the Panicum hallii strain FIL2 chromosome 7, PHallii_v3.1, whole genome shotgun sequence genome and encodes:
- the LOC112898836 gene encoding increased DNA methylation 1-like isoform X2, which produces MDGKDLFVEIGMKEEDIATMLFGKKVAELAEDAFDGSKEERQIFEGVFWITGIDVLTNHHHEGTGHIADPGNPVTGSSTPSSSASSHKMARCRIVESFTAGNLSSYRVFCLAADQQERRAMPSPHAGPSELVVHWTPPPPDRVYTRRAVTRRSERARICSAMDLEGIDICNSGRQRDGRGYGKLWNHLRLHAHLLMVDAGWKVEGKRRGNTSKVDHIYVAPDKLTQLFSLPRAWKCFGQWLLTTTPCIDENESNGYGKEWLNMHDFSYDLKNTLLCLQYEVQRPKQSLSFLHQWRLLDPFMAVVCIDKKVAALKNGVALKAMNSTVTFLSHSERKLLNAKNESRPLGSCKKSLLPLFLSESDGQPDKEGSSLLNEQSSICFSNNPSEYEANQQSLCVSEINGRSIRSTAHRIVMGLHDATVSLGSRQNCLSKKKKFPCIKSKVEQQAEDKSDPLYFPTSYSSVVQHPVDNVQIEDLNSHGYETMEIPYVANYAGTPEEMLLGDNLLFSPEVDEMLLGITDDTNNEQHDAAVASEPQLADKDAWYGPSGASSLPLEKGDYMGAKEDCIDNGRHDAAVVSQFQMAGKDAGDRPSGALSLQSEKDTDLGANNTSLEDPTRTEQLSSEASGNALTISEPQVLFVSPQDGTLSFMNSSMNSQEMLSFLNASHDTMCTQSAVYEASLIQGFLYLDSQGSPICWTVTNPEPPRQLICAADVEPSTKLSKHCGEMNLEKDLSAYKHKEILESGSSKNGKKRPGKIADIQDNVSRKKQKVNDAPLSNCVSQYMDDVTDNPAGRVVLNEEEQIVTAIMKQVPSNLEPKNKDDKDQDEQIIEHLKQLMPEEPLKKDNQRQKKTRSRTCKFDDDDLLMTAVIHKLTARYRNCFHRRLTDKVGFRRLPRYRWEREEEGGRKKLHGGTRTVLNKLLEMGIVAKVNILQYRGPGGKNVLKDGKITTNGIRCRCCGTTFTMSKFKCHAGLSQEIPSLNLFLGTGKSYSLCQLQAWSIEHKVRKERAKDTMSLQGDQNDDICGSCGDVGELICCDNCPASYHQACLPCQDIPEGNWYCSSCLCDICGEVINSKELRTSVPALECLQCESQYHAKCIAGKALRIEKGGPDRFLCGRRCQQIYGTFHCRVGVPDHMDDGFSCTILHNNGDQKVRTAAEIAVMAECNMKLMIALSIMEECFLPILDPRTGIDIIPSILYNWRSDFVHLDHKGFYTVVLENDDSIISVASIRLHGAIVAEMPLIATCTENRQQGMCRRLMDYIEEMLKSLKVEMLLLSAIPHLVETWTSAFGFREIDESDKKQLSKVRLASVPGTILLKKDLCERAAGTHAVDGMGCLSFRARSPPPAVAEQADWSPEVSAPVCVVQSLVDKLSVLKIASPSTTASPPPSGGGVCSKRSSGERPVNIAAAAAACGSPEDVVTVAFAGPGPEPVWEN